A genomic stretch from Solanum stenotomum isolate F172 chromosome 8, ASM1918654v1, whole genome shotgun sequence includes:
- the LOC125874494 gene encoding uncharacterized protein LOC125874494, whose translation MEKNSSVGAKPWSHHPHHHHRHRHRHQHFQISHNCPLHSYMLQRNNHVPTCPLFTPSPLPQNPEQITPSLLPDDLNMQISEPNVSFNDSGMMQNEGENFEYEDEDEEEEPVFVLTDEWRDFFAKSEAKRRQAKKHAKKKGKGKITNGNTPALED comes from the exons ATGGAGAAAAATTCTTCAGTCGGTGCAAAGCCATGGAGTCATCATCCTCATCACCATCACCGTCACCGTCACCGTCATCAACACTTTCAGATATCGCACAACTGTCCATTACACAGCTACATGTTGCAGCGCAACAACCATGTACCAACATGCCCACTTTTTACTCCTTCTCCATTGCCGCAAAACCCTGAACAAATTACTCCGTCTTTACTGCCGGACGATTTGAATATGCAGATTTCTGAGCCTAATGTCAGTTTTAACGACTCAGG AATGATGCAAAATGAAGGTGAGAACTTTGaatatgaagatgaagatgaagaagaggagCCTGTTTTTGTCCTTACAGATGAATGGAGAGATTTCTTTGCCAAATCTGAAGCTAAAAGGAGACAAG CAAAAAAACATGCTAAGAAGAAAGGGAAGGGTAAGATCACAAATGGGAACACACCAGCATTGGAGGACTGA